The following DNA comes from Plectropomus leopardus isolate mb unplaced genomic scaffold, YSFRI_Pleo_2.0 unplaced_scaffold2103, whole genome shotgun sequence.
CGTCACAAGGCTGCGAACCCACCTGTCAGGTGACCGCGGCTGcaggaggtgatggaggaggagcagagggcaGAAAGAAAAGATGCAGTCTCGACTTTATTAAGTCACATTTGAGTTTTTAGTGACGACAGGAAAGATTTAACCCTTGAGtacccgctttaatatcacacacactctggcacttttcaaaatcaagctttagaAAGTATGATACTTTAATTATTACTGTCCACATTACCTGAGAGATTTTTCtgaaccaacatcagtcctaatcataaatatcaaatatttaatttttttaaattttaaccctttaaatgccagtttttttgttgtgatgccactgtgttcttagatgaaaaaataaataaaaatgaacaattttcaatatatttttgctgatgacagtctgggatatgttagtgattagcagcaacactgattttgtttgtgtgtttctgcagaggaCTACGCCACCCTCTGCAGttcctttcttcctcctctcttcccgGAGAGTTATCCGGACTCCGGAGCTGAAACAGGAGTAAGAccaggaggaggacgaggaggagcaggaggagtcGGTGAGACATGTCACTGAAATATTTCAccttaaattataaaataaatttttattttaattaggactcctctcctctcctctcctctcctctcctctcctcccctcctctctcctctcctccttgtctcctcagctcctccttaCTTCCCTCCCTACAGTCCGGACTCCTTCCCCCCGGTGCTCCCGGACTATGACGACTACTCCCCAGCAGGAGGTGGGAggtcaggtttcagagggagGTCACCTGCCACCTTCACTTTGCCGGACGGAGCGTACCGCCGTCAGGAGTTCAGGTGAGGACCtccgtgacctctgaccttagaaatgtctttaGATGCTGACTCAGTGACTCCTGTCCGTCCCTCAGCACCGGTTACTACTCCGAAGAAGACTTCAGCTCCCCTGACGGCTCCCCGCCCCGGCCTCCCTCCTTCCGCCTCCCTCTGGACCCGCGGGCCGAGGTGGCGTTTGGGGTGcggcctcctcctccctctcggCCCGACGGCCCTCCTCTGAGCCTGGCCCCGC
Coding sequences within:
- the LOC121965643 gene encoding latent-transforming growth factor beta-binding protein 4-like codes for the protein DNLSLCWQHVTADLVCQSPLLGAQVTFMDCCCLYGEGWGMECALCPATDTEDYATLCSSFLPPLFPESYPDSGAETGVRPGGGRGGAGGVAPPYFPPYSPDSFPPVLPDYDDYSPAGGGRSGFRGRSPATFTLPDGAYRRQEFSTGYYSEEDFSSPDGSPPRPPSFRLPLDPRAEVAFGVRPPPPSRPDGPPLSLAPLPGASYEAEQEEEEEVAWRPGPPFPPFTERSRGGGGGGGAPRRVYERRYESYAGLSAAEDCGILHGCENGRCIRVAEGYTCDCYQGYELDMTSMTCI